Genomic segment of Cytobacillus suaedae:
AATTTACTAGATTTTTACAGATTAATGTAATGCATATAAAAATAGCATTCCGAATAAAATTAAGGATTAATTATATTATTTTGAAAATATTATTCTGATTTCAGGATGACTTTTGTTTATGAATTTTACAGTTGTTTTTAACCCGTTGTAAGTGAATGTCTTATTCAGTTCCTGATGACTGCCAGTTTTGGCAACTTGCTCTGTAATCTTATAAATGTGTGCTGACCCCGATGGGATGATTTCATACAGGGCTGATTTTACTTTTTCGGGAATTATTTTACTTTCAGGAATATTAGTATCTTCCCAAGCCCTTATCTTAATATACATATCATTGTCATTTGTTAAATCTACAGAAACATTCATACCTCCTGAGCCACCTGGATTGAAAATGTTCAAGGTTGCCAAAGTACTACTATGTTTATAATATTCCTGGCGAGCTAGGTTATCTATAATGGCTTCCTTATTAAAATCCTGAATTAGTCCTGAGATGTTATTATGTATACACTGAACAGCTCTCAACTTCGACTTACTCGGTGTATCATATTTTACTTTTTTATCCCTATCAACAAAATATCCTCCTCCTACATTAAGCAATCCTGGTTTGAAAGCATAAATTCTATATAATTCACCTTTTTTTAAGGTACGTGAGAATATTTTCTTTTCACCTTCTAGCTTAAATAAAGGTGTATCTTCTAGAATAAGCAAACGGCCAATTTGCCCATACTTTAGTTCAACTCCGTCCCACATTACCTTTGTAGTACCTTTGTAGTCTTCACAGTTTGTATCAGTAGAGTTTGTTGCTAGAGTTGTAAGCGGAAATATACTTATAGATAAAATTATTATCAAGATGTAAGTAAGTAGTTTTCTCATGGTGTTCCTCCTCGTACTTTATAACTACATTATAACCACTTTCTACTTTATTTGGAATATTTAACAAGAGAGGAAAATTAGAAAACACAACTTTAGAGAGTTATAACATTTTATGGAAACGCATGTGGACTCTATGGTAAGATAGGTATTGGAAAAAATTCGAAATATGAATAATCTCAAGAAAATCAGAGGTACAAACATGAAGAAGATACTAACATTACTTTTCCTATCTATCATTTTATTATTTTCTGGTACTGCTAGTTTTGCAGCAGAAGATAGCGAAGCCATTAACCTCGAATCACGTTTTACTAAAATTGGACCCCAGGTTTTTTCTTCCTCTTCATTAACTGCAACTACTGGTACAAATTCTAATGGAACTCCACTTATGTACATTATCCTTCACGGAACCCCAACAGTTCTTGCAGTGGTTGACTTAAATACCGAAAAGGTTTACAAAACATTTACTCTTGATGAGTCTACAAGTGCTACCGGTCTAGATGTCGATGATAATCAAGTTCTTTGGATTGGTGGAACTAATAACGGTAATATATACAGCTATAATCCTGATACAGACCAGTTTGTTAATCATGGAAATAAGCTAGAAAACGAAAAAGATACTGCTATTTTGGATATCGATGCTGAGAATGGTATTGTATTTGGTGGTTCTGCCTACGGGGGTTCTTCTTTTGGCTACAATACAGATTTAGATATTGTATCGAACTATGGGCAGATACTAGAAAAGAAAGAGTTTGCAAAATCTGTACGATATTTTAAAAATAGGAACAGCCTCTATATTGGAGTTGGTTCAAATGCAGAATTAATTGAAATGGATATTAGTACTGGTCTAAAAAGGAGTATACTTCCTGATCAATACAAAGGCGAAAAGTTCATTCAAGACCTGGACCTTGTAGGAGATAAATTATTTGCTCGAATGTATCCAAGTGCTAAAGTTGCTGTATTTGATACTTCGTCAAATACTTTAGTGGATGAATTCCAGGCTGACTCAAGAGGAGTCTCAGCTCTATCACCAAATAGCCCGGTTATCTATTATACAAATAAAGGCCTATTGGTAGAATATAATATGCAAACCGGTCAATCGAATGTGTTACCTATTGAATTGCCTGAAGGAACATCCGCGCTTTCATTAAATTATGTGCAACTTAAGGATGCTTCTCTTCCTGGATTAACCTTGGTTGGACTACTAGATAATCAAGGAACAATCTTTACTTATAATCTAGGCACGAAAAAATATGGCATCAAAAAGCTTGAATTACCAAGGCAACCAATTACGCTACATACAATGATTGAGAGTCTAGATGGTAAAGAAATTTTTATTAATGGCTATATGTCAGGTGGATTAGGAATTTATGACACACTTACTGGTACCTCACAGGATTTAAAGGGGATTAGCCAAGTAGAGTCCATGGCATTTTTAAATGGGAAAATGTATTTTGGTGGTTATCCAAAAGGAAGAATACTAGAATATGATATGGAAAAACCATGGGATTTCTCAAATCCAATAGAATTATTTAGATTAGAGGATTTTGGTCAAGAAAGACCTACTGCTATGATTTCAGATGAGGGTATGAATAAACTTTTTGTCGGTACGTTCCCTGGGAACAGAAGTAAGTCAGGGGTATTGGCAGTATATGACCCGGCTACCCAAGAACACACTGTATACGAAAATTACATTAAAGGTCAAAGCATTATTTCGTTTACAAAACATAAAGGCTATATATATGGAGGAACTTCGATTTTCTCAACCAATAGTGCATCTAAATATACCGCTAAGTTGTTTAGGTTTCCTGTTGGGAACCCAGAAGCAAAGGAAATTGTTCCACTCCCGATTAATGCTAGTTTAGTCACTGGGCTGATTGAAGGTCCAAACAACACAATTTGGGGAATGGCGAATGGAACATTATTTGTATACAACCCATCACGGGATAGCATTAGATGGAAGGAAATCCTACCAACTGTATCAGGTAGGCTTAAAAATGCAATGATGGTTGTAGGTAAAGACGGTTTTGTGTATGCAACTTTAGAAGGACGCTTACTTCAGATAGACCCTGCGACACTAAAGCATACCGTTTTGAAAGAAAGTGGTGCCTATGAGCTGGCTCAGGACCATAATGGAGATCTTTATTTTAGAAATCAAGCTGATTTATGGAAGTATACAACTAAATAAGGTTATGGTTCCTCGTTCCTGGTGATCGGAACGGGGGTCTTTTGTGTTTTACTCGTGGGATTTGGATGAATACTCGCGGCATCGGTACAAATACTCGTGTTAGTTTGTGAAATACTCTTGTATCTACCGAAAATACTCGCATAAATCATTAAAATACTCGCATCCCTCACCTAATCTAGCCTACTAATAAGAGATCCGAGGCTATACACCCTATCTTTAAACGTACCTGTAAAATCCAAGTCCAGTGATGTTAATAATCTCCCCGCTATATCTTTCGAGGATATATCCAGAAAGTCTCTAAACTCTCTATTCGTAATCGTGTCGCCCCATAAAAAATAGTAATCTACTAAAGAGTCTATGTGAGCATTTACCAAATGGTGGTCACACACAGGACAATACCACTTACCTTTAATTCTATTTAACGGAAGCGTATTACATCTAGTGCAATGTACTCCTGGTAAGAGATCAGATTTCTTTATTTTGAACTTTTCCAGGTAGTTAGGAAGTAGTGGAATATTGTGCTTAATGAGTAATTTAGATAGTTTATTTACCTGTGAGGTTGTTAGTATGTCCTTTTGGTAGTTTTTCTCGAGGGATTCTAAAAGAAATGGGAAGTTTGCACTGTGGATTACAACTTTTTTTACCTCTTTTATATGTTTGGGATCCGCTTTAATAATGGAGGAAGGATTCGTAATCAGAACAAGAGGCACAATTGGAACTGGTGGGAATTTATGTTTCTTAAGCCAAGACTGTAATTGAAGTTCTTGTCGCTTCACCTGGAGTATTGGGTCTAAAAATGCATCAACCTTTCCCTCTTTAGTTGTGCGAATAAGTTGTTCAAAATCTCGGTCAAAAAACAAAGTTCCAGATATATTTTTTGCATCGAGGTTAAGAATAAGCCGACTTGATAAAACAAGTGTATCCATCTGAAAAAATACGTCGTCCATATACCTTAACCGAATATCCTTTACTATTTGATAGTTTTTACCTTGAATGAACTTTAAATGGTAAGTTAATGAGTGTTCTCCCTTCTCTCCTGCTTTACCAATAGCTAACTCTTCTTGAATTTTTGATTTTGCCTCATGATTTATCGGAAGTCTCCTTAAAAGGGCTTCTAACTTTAAGATCTTGATACATTTTTTATTCACAGGGTTTTAACCCTCCTTTCATTTGTACTGATTCTACCTCAATATGGACTCTTCCTTCACAGAATTGTGACATTTTCCCGAAATACTCGTCTAATTACTGTAAATACTCGTAAAATCTTAGTAAATGCTCGTGGGCCACATTGAAATACTCGTGTACCCTCCATGTTTACTCGCATTTCCACCAAATTTACTCGTATAAGAACAATTACGTTCTCAATAACCAAAACTTTACATATTAATCACCTGTCAAAAAATGATAATATTAGTAGAGAATTAGTCTATTATGTTATGGTATGTTATAATTTGACGAGAAACTATAAGTAGGAGCGAACTATAGATGTTATCGATGATGAAGCGAATCTTTGATGAGGGTTCTAGAGAAGTTCATAAATTAACTAAACATGTTGATAAAATTAATGCATTAGAAGAAGAGATTTCTCGATTATCTGATGAGGATTTAAAGAGCTCTACTGCACATTTTAAACAAAAACTACAAGAGGGCAAAACTCTTGATGATATTAAAGAAGTTGCATTTGCTGTTGTTCGTGAAGCAGCAAAAAGAGTACTTAACCAACGCCATTACGATGTTCAATTAATCGGGGGATTGGTCCTTCATAATGGGGATATTGCAGAAATGCAAACCGGTGAGGGTAAAACATTAGTTGCGACTTTACCAAGTTACTTACATGCTCTTGAAGGTAAAGGTGTTCATATTATTACGGCTAATGAATATTTAGCAAAACGTGACTTTGAAACGATGGGTAAAATACACAACTTCCTTGGGCTAACTGTAGGATTAACAATTTCACAGCTTTCACATGATGAAAAGAAGCAAGCCTACAATGCAGACATAACCTATGGAACTGGTACGGAATTCGGGTTTGACTACTTAAGAGACAATATGGTGCATAACCTTGAGGAAAAGGTGCAACGTCCTCTTCACTTTGCTATTGTGGATGAGATTGACAGTATACTTATCGATGAAGCTAGAACTCCATTAATTATTGCAAATAAATCTGCTCTATCAACAGAGCTATTTTATGTTACAGCTGAAATTGTTAAATCATTCGAAAAAGATGTCGAATACGAGTTTTTCCCAGAAACAAAGCAAATTGTACTTGCAGAGGCTGGCGCAAAGGCGGTTGAAAACGCATTTGGTATTGAAAACCTATACGATGCTGAACACAGAGAACTTTTACACCACTTAATGCAGTCCCTACGTGCTTCTGTCGTTATGAGAAAAGATGTTGATTACATTGTTCGTGGAAATGATATTGTCCTAGTTGATCAGTTTACTGGCCGTATCATGGAAGGTCGTACATTTAGTGAAGGTCTTCACCAAGCTCTCGAAGCAAAAGAAGGCGTAATTGTAAAAGAAGAAAATGATACACAAGCAACAATTACTGTTCAAAACTACTTTAGAATGTATACAACATTATGTGGTATGACTGGTAGTGCTACACCAGCAAAGAGGGAGTTCCTGGATACGTACGGAAATACTGTAGTATCAATTCCAACGAATAAGCCTCGTATTCGTATCGATATGCAAGATATCGTTTATAAAAAGAAGGACGACAAAATCAAGCGAATCGTTGAGGAAGTTGCTAAGCATCATAGCAATCAACGCCCTGTTCTTATTGGAACTACTTCAATTGAGCAGTCTGAAAATTTATCAGCATATTTAACGAAGGCGAATATTAAGCATCAAATCCTAAATGCAAAAACCGTTGAAGACGAAGCAAAACTGATTGCTACTGCCGGTCAAAAAGGACAAGTTATGTTAGCAACAAATATGGCTGGACGCGGAACTGATATTCTTTTAGGAGAAGGTGTTGCAGAACTTGGTGGACTACACATCATAGGAACTGAAAAGCATGAAAGTGCTCGTATTGATATGCAGCTTCGTGGACGTGGTGGCCGTCAGGGAGACCCTGGTTCTACACAGTTTATCATTTCATTAGAAGATGATTTATTCAATGCTTATGATACAGAAGAACTAGACCGTTGGAAGAAAAAGTTGAAAACAAATACAGATGGACTTGTCATATCACCTGATCCTGTAAAATTCGTGAAAAAGGTTCAAGAAACAGTAGAAGGTGCTCATTTCTCCGCACGTTCTCATCTTCTGAAACTAGATGATGTAGTAGATGACCAAAGAAAAATTGTCTATAAAAAGCGTAATGGGTTATTAGCAAAACAAAATGTCATGTCTGACATCCTTGAGAGCATCCGAAATCATTCGCAACAACTTATTAAAAAATACTGCATTGAAGAAGATGTACTTATTGAGGAATGGAATATTGCTGGCCTTTATGAAGAACTTTCACTCATCTACAACAATCTTGGATTTACCCAAGCGGATATAACGGATGTTGAGAAAGAAGTAATAGAGAAGTATGTAAGCGAAGCATATGAAAACTACCGTAATGAATTAGTTTCACTTGAAAAAGATTTTGATTTCCAATCACAAGTTAAGAGTATGATGCTTCAGGAACTAGATTCGAAATGGGTTCAACATATCGATATTATGACAAACCTAAAAGAAGGTATAAGCATGAGAAGCTATGGTCAAGAGGATCCTTATCGCTTATACGAATTCGATGCGTTTGAAGAATTTATTTATCTGTTAAGAAATCTTGATGCAACAATTAGTAGACAATTCCTTGCATATGTAAAGAATCATGAGATACAAATGCAACAAAGGGAGGAAGAAACAAATAATGAGTGAAGTCAAAAATAACCAAGAGGAAACAACTCAAGGGGAAACTCAGCTTAAAACGACATTAACCTATCACCCAGATTGGGAGTTATCTGCTTCTGAAAAGTATGTATATCAATTTAAACATGAAAAATTGCCACTTTTACAACCTAATCAAATTTCAGTTTCTGGTATTAACCTAATTGAGTATGATGAAGGATTTGTAGTAACTGCATTCTTAAGAAATACACTTCCAAAAGGGATTGTATTTGAAGCCATTGACCTTCTAGTAGTTGATGATGAAGGCAATGCTTTAGCTCGAAAAACGTTTGAAATGGATTTACTAGGTGAAATCCCTTCTATGGGCTGCAGACCTTGGAGATTCTTATTCCAAAATGAAAATAAACTTGTTGATGGTCCCCTTCCTAAAGATGGGGAATGGAAACTAGTATTCGAACTTAAACAGAGTGCTAAAAAGCAAACACTAGATTTAGATGAAGGCTGGAAAAAAGCACTTCCGGAAGATAAAGTGGCCCAATTACAAGCTATGGTAGAAAAACTTCCACCTCTTAAGCCTGGTGAAGTGAACTTCATGGGCCTTGAGGCAAGTGTAAACGAAAATGAAGACCTAGTTGTAACGATTCTTCTACGTAATGGAAGTGACCGAAATATCAACTTAGAACAAGTACCACTTGTTGTAGAAGATGCAACAAATACGGCAGTTGCAAAAGGTCTCTTTACATTAGAAAATTTCGAAGTAAAAGCCAATACAACAAAGCCTTGGACGTTTGTTTTCCCTAAATCATTACAATTGGTTGAAACAATTGATTTATCTAAGTGGAAAGCTTATATTCCACAGCAGCAATAAAATGAAGAGTACTAAATCATAGTCGATTTTAGTACTCTTTTTTTCATCTGAAAAATACAGCCAAAAACTAAACAAATGTTTGATTGAATTTTTACACCTTTTGTTATACCTGAGAAGAACCCAATAGTTCAAACGTTTATTTAAATGGTTCATCTAATTAGTTCATTATAAAATTCCATATGGAAAGTACACTATCTAAACCTCAAAATAAAAAGCTTGAGGAATCCTCAAGCTTATTGTTCGTTATTGTAAATTTAATGACGCAATATAACCTTCAGCACCAGTTTCATTGACTCTCACTTTATACCATGAGAATAGGTTAACATAGTTAGAGTCTTGGAATGGTCCTTCTAGAATAGTTACAGTAGTCGTAGCCGGTAAAACGGTATAAGCTACTCCTGTTCTTGGTTCGATACGAAGATTACTGTTACCAGATAAAACA
This window contains:
- a CDS encoding WD40 repeat domain-containing protein translates to MKKILTLLFLSIILLFSGTASFAAEDSEAINLESRFTKIGPQVFSSSSLTATTGTNSNGTPLMYIILHGTPTVLAVVDLNTEKVYKTFTLDESTSATGLDVDDNQVLWIGGTNNGNIYSYNPDTDQFVNHGNKLENEKDTAILDIDAENGIVFGGSAYGGSSFGYNTDLDIVSNYGQILEKKEFAKSVRYFKNRNSLYIGVGSNAELIEMDISTGLKRSILPDQYKGEKFIQDLDLVGDKLFARMYPSAKVAVFDTSSNTLVDEFQADSRGVSALSPNSPVIYYTNKGLLVEYNMQTGQSNVLPIELPEGTSALSLNYVQLKDASLPGLTLVGLLDNQGTIFTYNLGTKKYGIKKLELPRQPITLHTMIESLDGKEIFINGYMSGGLGIYDTLTGTSQDLKGISQVESMAFLNGKMYFGGYPKGRILEYDMEKPWDFSNPIELFRLEDFGQERPTAMISDEGMNKLFVGTFPGNRSKSGVLAVYDPATQEHTVYENYIKGQSIISFTKHKGYIYGGTSIFSTNSASKYTAKLFRFPVGNPEAKEIVPLPINASLVTGLIEGPNNTIWGMANGTLFVYNPSRDSIRWKEILPTVSGRLKNAMMVVGKDGFVYATLEGRLLQIDPATLKHTVLKESGAYELAQDHNGDLYFRNQADLWKYTTK
- a CDS encoding NERD domain-containing protein, which gives rise to MNKKCIKILKLEALLRRLPINHEAKSKIQEELAIGKAGEKGEHSLTYHLKFIQGKNYQIVKDIRLRYMDDVFFQMDTLVLSSRLILNLDAKNISGTLFFDRDFEQLIRTTKEGKVDAFLDPILQVKRQELQLQSWLKKHKFPPVPIVPLVLITNPSSIIKADPKHIKEVKKVVIHSANFPFLLESLEKNYQKDILTTSQVNKLSKLLIKHNIPLLPNYLEKFKIKKSDLLPGVHCTRCNTLPLNRIKGKWYCPVCDHHLVNAHIDSLVDYYFLWGDTITNREFRDFLDISSKDIAGRLLTSLDLDFTGTFKDRVYSLGSLISRLD
- the secA2 gene encoding accessory Sec system translocase SecA2, which translates into the protein MLSMMKRIFDEGSREVHKLTKHVDKINALEEEISRLSDEDLKSSTAHFKQKLQEGKTLDDIKEVAFAVVREAAKRVLNQRHYDVQLIGGLVLHNGDIAEMQTGEGKTLVATLPSYLHALEGKGVHIITANEYLAKRDFETMGKIHNFLGLTVGLTISQLSHDEKKQAYNADITYGTGTEFGFDYLRDNMVHNLEEKVQRPLHFAIVDEIDSILIDEARTPLIIANKSALSTELFYVTAEIVKSFEKDVEYEFFPETKQIVLAEAGAKAVENAFGIENLYDAEHRELLHHLMQSLRASVVMRKDVDYIVRGNDIVLVDQFTGRIMEGRTFSEGLHQALEAKEGVIVKEENDTQATITVQNYFRMYTTLCGMTGSATPAKREFLDTYGNTVVSIPTNKPRIRIDMQDIVYKKKDDKIKRIVEEVAKHHSNQRPVLIGTTSIEQSENLSAYLTKANIKHQILNAKTVEDEAKLIATAGQKGQVMLATNMAGRGTDILLGEGVAELGGLHIIGTEKHESARIDMQLRGRGGRQGDPGSTQFIISLEDDLFNAYDTEELDRWKKKLKTNTDGLVISPDPVKFVKKVQETVEGAHFSARSHLLKLDDVVDDQRKIVYKKRNGLLAKQNVMSDILESIRNHSQQLIKKYCIEEDVLIEEWNIAGLYEELSLIYNNLGFTQADITDVEKEVIEKYVSEAYENYRNELVSLEKDFDFQSQVKSMMLQELDSKWVQHIDIMTNLKEGISMRSYGQEDPYRLYEFDAFEEFIYLLRNLDATISRQFLAYVKNHEIQMQQREEETNNE
- a CDS encoding accessory Sec system S-layer assembly protein; the protein is MRYKCNKGRKKQIMSEVKNNQEETTQGETQLKTTLTYHPDWELSASEKYVYQFKHEKLPLLQPNQISVSGINLIEYDEGFVVTAFLRNTLPKGIVFEAIDLLVVDDEGNALARKTFEMDLLGEIPSMGCRPWRFLFQNENKLVDGPLPKDGEWKLVFELKQSAKKQTLDLDEGWKKALPEDKVAQLQAMVEKLPPLKPGEVNFMGLEASVNENEDLVVTILLRNGSDRNINLEQVPLVVEDATNTAVAKGLFTLENFEVKANTTKPWTFVFPKSLQLVETIDLSKWKAYIPQQQ